One part of the Vitis riparia cultivar Riparia Gloire de Montpellier isolate 1030 chromosome 6, EGFV_Vit.rip_1.0, whole genome shotgun sequence genome encodes these proteins:
- the LOC117915663 gene encoding uncharacterized protein LOC117915663 has product MCRFLFMWFMWVFLSKSCWSVAFGSSSSSWCPHGFVQQRNREFLQKTDRFWEFEEQSNSWVEVKLPFDLVSCVDGNCTKVGSIHGTKKKEEDEEERLGREFGGEEERGRLKKKDGHGGGPEENPDVVLPRRKRLSLTKMSETSIWVTGESGAIYERFWNGLQWVIAPHDLPISAGHAVSVFIINQTILALSESGNLYQMQLSESSHPIWVDFTPTGNDSTSKKTEQGSAIHIKSGVVSHDGVRVYFCTKNGSLLELSEIEPPRWVHHGRPPGADVAAIADAANIRPEVVFTISSTGDLYEYDRSSKPSWKKHIWKEKLAQDASLMPSMASTFQGQIGLNSLSLYLLTKGGNLVERRLHQRKWKWIVHGSPKDHHLTSVTPVFQDQFNEKVLSLFFTSSVGYVFEYQILKHPGSTQENQIEQTWVRHMHPLDAKVARGIAGLQFQVGRIMFVLDDGRLAELHLSGLGGESLGLAQVNLRRKASVKYVWSILDAPETEGWNSEYCTEERGPSNCITGVRDETNDVGASRSITRRRKGSQEQQNYLSLGASGSSHAKSWEEYSYPDSWINTNFRLRVMHGGKSFFLITDSGLIFEYVYAENVWLWLRHEHPTAMKGALGNYNGSLFLVDAHGSLLIRERSSNDLTWTNCTSMRKGRQVIAGPPWDGIPGRAMKATTEDALFFVSKNGKLLQFTVALRKFKWKDCRNPPNTKIASIVDKEVFRENIVFVIGRDGRLYQYNKVTELWHEHYQSQHLVLSCLPGTAMRSSSVSLTGSLFMVSEDGGLVEYHWSAVDGWNWIEHGTPFKSVTLVGSPGPCFEGNQLFLIGSDGKVYLRHLDQTTWKWKNCGFPYMENMAAEKQEKVGRNNGDEEICVDEDFAASLEEDENLNNHNRNCNPKVASIRPIPFSEDSVIFELRDGRLAEMLRIEETQWVWSRIIGTPTSLCIANYWTAVAS; this is encoded by the exons ATGTGTAGGTTCCTTTTTATGTGGTTCATGTGGGTGTTTCTGTCGAAGAGTTGTTGGTCTGTTGCTTTTGGTTCATCTTCCTCTTCATGGTGCCCACATGGCTTTGTTCAGCAGAGGAATCGAGAATTTCTGCAGAAAACTGATCGGTTCTGGGAGTTTGAGGAGCAATCCAACAGTTGGGTTGAGGTGAAACTCCCCTTTGATTTGGTTTCTTGTGTTGATGGCAATTGCACCAAGGTGGGATCCATTCATGGGacaaaaaagaaggaagaagacgaagaagagaGGTTGGGAAGAGAATTTGGTGGGGAGGAGGAAAGGGGAAGACTGAAGAAGAAGGATGGTCATGGGGGAGGGCCAGAGGAGAATCCTGATGTGGTTTTGCCTCGGAGGAAGAGACTTTCTTTGACCAAAATGTCTGAGACATCGATTTGGGTCACCGGAGAAAGTGGGGCAATCTACGAAAGGTTCTGGAATGGATTGCAGTGGGTGATTGCCCCCCATGACTTACCAATATCAGCTGGTCATGCAGTATCTGTTTTCATCATCAATCAGACGATTCTTGCTCTATCTGAATCTGGGAATCTATATCAG ATGCAGCTGAGTGAAAGCTCACACCCGATTTGGGTTGATTTCACACCTACTGGCAATGACAGCACGAGTAAAAAAACAGAACAAGGTTCTGCTATCCATATAAAGTCCGGTGTTGTTTCACATGATGGGGT GAGAGTTTATTTCTGCACAAAGAATGGATCACTGTTAGAACTTAGTGAGATTGAGCCTCCAAG GTGGGTACATCATGGCCGGCCACCTGGGGCAGATGTTGCAGCAATAGCCGATGCTGCTAACATCCGACCAGAAGTTGTCTTTACAATAAG CTCTACCGGAGATCTTTATGAATATGATAGGAGCTCAAAGCCATCATGGAAGAAGCATATATGGAAGGAAAAATTGGCACAAGATGCTTCCCTGATGCCATCTATGGCCAGTACTTTTCAAGGCCAGATTGGACTTAATTCCTTATCGCTCTATCTTTTAACCAAG GGTGGCAATTTGGTTGAAAGACGACTGCACCAAAGGAAGTGGAAATGGATAGTCCATGGAAGTCCAAAAGATCATCACCTCACATCTGTCACACCAGTTTTCCAAGATCAGTTCAATGAGAAAGTCCTCTCTTTGTTTTTCACTTCATCTGTGGGATATGTTTTTGAGTATCAAATACTGAAGCATCCAG GTAGTACTCAAGAGAATCAAATTGAACAAACGTGGGTGAGACATATGCATCCCCTGGATGCAAAAGTTGCAAGAGGTATAGCAGGTTTACAGTTTCAAGTTGGCAGGATCATGTTTGTGCTTGATGATGGTAGGCTTGCAGAACTGCATCTATCAGGTCTTGGGGGTGAAAGTTTAGGCCTGGCTCAGGTTAATCTCCGGAGAAAAGCATCAGTTAAGTATGTATGGTCAATTCTAGATGCCCCAGAGACTGAAGGATGGAATTCAGAGTACTGCACAGAAGAACGAGGGCCATCAAATTGTATCACAGGTGTCAGAGATGAGACAAATGATGTGGGAGCCTCAAGGTCAATCACAAGAAGGCGAAAAGGGAGCCAAGAACAGCAAAATTACTTATCTCTAGGAGCATCAGGAAGCAGCCATGCAAAATCTTGGGAAGAATATAGTTACCCAGATAGTTGGATCAATACTAATTTCCGTCTGCGAGTAATGCATGGAGGGAAATCGTTTTTCCTCATAACAGACAGCGGCCTGATCTTTGAATATGTTTATGCTGAAAATGTATGGCTCTGGCTCAGGCATGAACACCCAACTGCAATGAAAGGTGCACTAGGAAACTACAATGGTAGTTTATTCTTAGTTGATGCTCATGGGAGTTTACTTATCAGAGAAAGGAGCAGCAATGACCTAACATGGACAAATTGCACTTCTATGAGGAAAGGAAGGCAGGTTATTGCAGGCCCGCCATGGGATGGAATTCCAGGTAGAGCTATGAAAGCTACAACAGAAGATGCGCTCTTCTTTGTGagcaaaaatggaaaattactACAGTTCACG GTTGCCCTGAGGAAGTTCAAGTGGAAAGATTGTCGAAACCCTCCAAATACTAAAATTGCTAGTATAGTAGATAAGGAAGTGTTCAGGGAAAACATAGTGTTTGTTATTGGAAGGGATGGGCGGTTATATCAGTATAACAAAGTGACTGAATTGTGGCATGAGCATTACCAGTCTCAGCATTTGGTTCTGTCATGCTTGCCCGGAACTGCTATGAGGTCATCATCAGTATCATTAACAGGCTCTCTTTTCATGGTTTCAGAAGATGGTGGGCTAGTCGAATATCACTGGAGTGCAGTGGATGGGTGGAACTGGATTGAACATGGAACACCATTCAAAAGTGTGACCCTGGTAGGCTCACCCGGCCCATGCTTTGAAGGTAATCAACTGTTTTTGATAGGTTCAGATGGAAAAGTCTACCTTAGGCATTTGGATCAAACAACATGGAAATGGAAAAACTGTGGTTTCCCATATATGGAAAATATGGCTgctgaaaaacaagaaaaggtAGGACGAAACAATGGTGATGAAGAAATCTGTGTTGATGAAGATTTTGCAGCCAGCTTGGAGGAGGATGAAAACCTAAACAACCACAACAGAAATTGCAACCCAAAG GTAGCATCAATTCGGCCAATTCCATTTTCTGAAGATTCAGTGATTTTCGAGCTAAGAGATGGCAGG TTGGCAGAAATGCTAAGGATAGAGGAGACACAATGGGTATGGTCGCGTATTATTGGCACTCCAACAAGCTTATGCATAGCAAATTATTGGACAGCTGTGGCATCATAA
- the LOC117915905 gene encoding putative disease resistance RPP13-like protein 1: MAVGDAFLSAFLQVLFDRLASPELLKIARIWRVDVELKKLKGTLLKIQAVLNDAELKQVRNNAVRIWLEDLKHLAYDVEDIVDEFEIEALRWKLEAEPQFDPTQVWSLIPFSPRVVSFRFAVLSKINKIMEKLEEIARGREDLGLKEETERNTYGISQRPATSSLVNKSRIFGREADKQKLVDLLLSNDTSEGEVCRNGDKVFIIPVAGMGGIGKTTIVQLVYNEERVIQQFELKAWVCVSEEFDLMRVTRSILESATGRSSDLKDLGQLQVSLKKVLRGKRFLIVLDNVWNENYNNCDDLMVPLRAGAQGSKVIFTTRSEAVSLMVGSIPSYNLDGLTYEDCWSLIALHAFAGKSSSAYAKLEAIGKEIVKKCGGLPLVAKALGGLLRNKVLDSEWEDILNSEIWNLLDEKNDILPSLRLSYYHLPAHLKPCFAYCSIFPKGYEFDKENLVLLWMAEGFVQQKQKKQIEDIGREYFDELFSRSFFQKSCSNASSFVMHDLINDLARNISGDISFRLNDASDIKSLCRISEKVRHASYIRSPYDGMTKFEAFYEANSLRTFLPLDVQQRYFACSLPHKVQSNLFPVLKCLRVLSLRWYNVTEFPDSISNLKHLRYLDLSHTNIVRLPESMSTLYSLQSLMLIDCYHLTGLVDNMGNLIHLRHLDTRGSFKLQKMPVGIDNLTSLQTLSSFVVGENGSSRIRDLRDMSNLRGKLCISKLENVADIVDVVEANIKNKKHLHELELAWGYHENNADSQDRGFDENVLDELRPHWNIKELTIKSYDGARFPSWMGDPLLSNLARLELIGCTKCESLPSLGLLPSLRNLVIDGMHGVKRMGHEFYGDGCSLQPFQSLETLMLDNMLELEEWSSGVEESGVREFPCLHELTIWNCPNLRRLSPLFPALTNLEIRYCEKLDFLKRLPSVGNLVDGGELPCLHQLSILGCPKLRELPDCFSSLLRLEIYKCLELSSLPRLPLLCELDLEECDGTILRSVVDLMSLTSLHISGISNLVCLPEGMFKNLASLEELKIVDCSELMALPREVSLQLLTSLKHLLIWNCPRISSLPDGEEEELPSELETLEIMDCNNIERLQKGLCNLRNLEDLRIVNVPKVESLPEGLHNLTSLRSLIIEGCPSLTSLAEMGLPAVLKRLVIRKCGNLKALPAMILHTLSLEHLEISGCSSLKSFPSSGSGLPANVMLKEFVIKDSVNLESLPEDLYSLIYLDLLIIDRCPCLVSFPGVTNTTITNLRTMSIVQCGNLVALPHSMHKLSSLQHLRITGCPRIVSLPEGGMPMNLKTLTILDCENLKPQFEWGLHKLMSLCHFTLGGCPGLSSFPEWLLPSTLSSLCIKKLTNLNSLSERLRNLKSLESFVVEECHRLKSLPEEGLPRFLSRLVIRNCPLLKRQCQMEIGRHWHKIAHISYIEVDNRVIH, encoded by the coding sequence ATGGCAGTGGGAGATGCATTTCTGTCTGCATTTCTTCAAGTGTTGTTTGACAGGTTGGCCTCACCTGAATTACTGAAAATTGCCCGAATATGGAGAGTTGATGTTGAACTAAAAAAGTTGAAAGGAACACTGCTGAAGATTCAGGCTGTGCTCAATGATGCTGAGTTGAAGCAAGTCCGGAATAATGCAGTGAGAATATGGCTGGAGGATCTTAAACACCTTGCTTATGATGTTGAGGATATAGTGgatgaatttgaaattgaagCTCTGAGATGGAAATTGGAAGCAGAACCTCAATTTGACCCAACTCAGGTATGGTCTCTCATCCCTTTTAGTCCACGAGTTGTTTCCTTCAGATTTGCAGTATTGTCAAAGATCAATAAGATCATGGAGAAACTGGAGGAAATTGCCAGAGGAAGAGAGGATCTTGGTTTGAAGGAGGAAACTGAAAGAAACACATATGGAATCAGTCAAAGACCAGCCACAAGTTCATTAGTCAACAAATCTCGTATTTTTGGTAGAGAGGCTGATAAACAGAAGCTAGTTGACTTGCTTCTCTCAAATGACACAAGTGAGGGTGAAGTCTGCAGAAATGGTGACAAGGTCTTTATAATCCCAGTTGCTGGTATGGGTGGCATTGGAAAGACGACGATTGTTCAGCTTGTTTACAATGAAGAGAGGGTCATTCAACAATTTGAACTGAAAGCCTGGGTTTGTGTGTCTGAAGAATTTGATCTGATGAGAGTGACAAGATCTATTCTTGAGTCAGCCACTGGGAGATCATCTGATCTTAAGGACCTGGGTCAGCTTCAAGTTAGTTTGAAGAAGGTGCTGAGAGGGAAGAGGTTTTTGATTGTCCTAGACAACGTATGGAATGAGAACTACAATAACTGCGATGATTTAATGGTTCCTTTAAGAGCTGGGGCACAAGGAAGTAAGGTTATATTCACTACAAGAAGTGAAGCTGTTTCATTGATGGTTGGTAGCATTCCATCCTATAATCTGGACGGTTTAACGTATGAAGATTGTTGGTCTTTGATTGCACTACATGCCTTCGCAGGTAAAAGTTCCAGTGCTTATGCAAAACTGGAAGCAATTGGAAAGGAAATCGTGAAGAAGTGTGGAGGTTTGCCTCTGGTTGCAAAGGCACTAGGAGGACTCTTGCGCAATAAAGTGCTTGATTCTGAGTGGGAAGATATCCTAAATAGTGAAATATGGAATCTACTGGATGAAAAAAATGACATTCTTCCATCCCTGAGATTGAGCTACTATCACCTTCCAGCACATTTAAAACCATGTTTTGCCTATTGTTCCATATTCCCAAAGGGCTATGAATTTGATAAGGAGAATTTAGTCCTACTATGGATGGCAGAAGGTTTTGTGCAGCAGAAACAAAAGAAGCAGATTGAAGACATAGGCAGAGAGTACTTTGATGAATTATTCTCAAGATCATTCTTCCAAAAATCATGTAGCAATGCATCAAGCTTTGTAATGCATGATCTTATCAATGATTTAGCACGAAACATCTCTGGGGATATATCTTTCAGGTTGAATGATGCATCAGACATAAAAAGCTTGTGCAGAATTTCTGAGAAGGTTCGTCACGCATCGTATATTCGTAGCCCATATGATGGGATGACAAAATTTGAAGCGTTTTATGAAGCCAACTCATTGCGCACTTTCCTACCACTGGATGTTCAGCAAAGGTACTTCGCTTGCAGCCTACCGCATAAGGTCCAATCCAACTTATTCCCAGTGTTAAAATGCTTACGAGTCTTATCATTGAGATGGTACAACGTGACAGAATTTCCAGATTCAATTAGCAACTTGAAACACCTAAGGTACCTTGACCTCTCTCATACAAACATTGTAAGGTTACCTGAATCTATGAGTACTCTTTACAGTCTACAGAGTCTAATGCTGATTGATTGCTACCATCTGACTGGGTTAGTTGATAACATGGGCAACCTAATTCATCTGAGGCATCTTGACACAAGGGGAAGTTTTAAATTGCAGAAGATGCCAGTGGGAATTGACAATTTGACAAGTCTCCAAACACTGTCCAGCTTTGTTGTTGGCGAAAATGGTAGCTCAAGGATAAGGGACTTGAGGGACATGTCAAATCTCCGGGGAAAACTGTGTATTTCGAAGTTGGAAAATGTAGCAGACATCGTAGATGTTGTGGAggcaaatataaagaataaaaagcaTCTCCATGAGTTGGAGCTGGCATGGGGTTATCATGAGAACAATGCCGATTCACAAGACCGAGGATTTGATGAGAATGTACTTGATGAGCTACGACCCCATTGGAACATAAAAGAGCTCACCATCAAATCATATGATGGTGCAAGATTTCCTAGTTGGATGGGGGATCCATTGCTATCTAATTTAGCTAGACTGGAACTCATTGGTTGCACAAAATGTGAGTCCCTCCCTTCCCTTGGCCTCCTACCTTCACTCAGAAACCTTGTCATTGATGGAATGCATGGTGTCAAACGTATGGGGCATGAATTCTACGGGGATGGCTGTTCCCTACAGCCATTTCAATCACTAGAAACACTAATGCTCGACAACATGCTTGAGCTGGAGGAGTGGTCTTCTGGGGTTGAAGAAAGCGGTGTTAGAGAATTTCCTTGTCTCCATGAACTTACTATATGGAACTGTCCCAATCTAAGAAGATTGTCACCCCTCTTCCCTGCCCTAACAAACCTGGAAATACGTTATTGTGAAAAGCtggattttcttaaaaggcTTCCATCTGTCGGAAACTTAGTAGACGGTGGAGAACTACCTTGCCTCCATCAGCTTTCAATACTTGGGTGTCCCAAGTTGAGAGAATTACCCGACTGCTTTTCATCATTATTAAGACTAGAGATATACAAATGTTTGGAACTGAGTTCTCTTCCAAGATTGCCATTGCTTTGTGAACTAGACCTGGAGGAGTGTGATGGAACGATATTGAGAAGTGTGGTTGACCTGATGTCACTGACTTCCTTGCACATATCTGGAATTTCAAATCTCGTGTGCTTACCTGAAGGGATGTTTAAAAACCTAGCATCACTCGAGGAGTTAAAGATTGTTGACTGCAGTGAGCTTATGGCTTTGCCTAGAGAGGTCAGTTTGCAACTCCTTACTTCTCTTAAACATTTGCTAATCTGGAATTGTCCACGAATTTCATCTTTACCAGATGGGGAGGAGGAGGAACTGCCCTCTGAGCTAGAAACCTTGGAAATTATGGATTGTAATAACATAGAGAGGCTGCAGAAGGGGCTTTGCAATCTCAGAAACCTTGAAGATTTAAGAATAGTTAATGTTCCAAAGGTCGAGTCTCTTCCTGAGGGGCTTCACAATCTCACATCTCTACGGTCTTTGATAATCGAGGGGTGTCCAAGTCTCACATCCCTTGCAGAAATGGGGCTGCCTGCCGTGCTTAAACGTCTCGTGATCAGAAAATGTGGGAATCTGAAAGCTTTACCTGCAATGATACTGCATACATTATCTCTTGAACATCTGGAGATCAGCGGGTGTTCGTCTCTCAAGTCCTTTCCAAGCAGTGGTTCAGGGCTGCCTGCCAATGTTATGCTTAAAGAGTTTGTCATCAAGGACTCTGTGAATCTTGAGTCCTTACCTGAGGACCTATACAGTCTCATTTATCTTGATCTCTTAATCATTGATAGATGTCCTTGTCTAGTGAGCTTTCCAGGAGTGACCAACACTACCATCACAAATCTAAGAACAATGTCTATAGTTCAATGTGGAAACCTGGTGGCCTTGCCCCACTCGATGCACAAGCTTTCATCCCTTCAACATTTGAGGATAACCGGCTGCCCCAGGATTGTGTCCCTTCCAGAAGGGGGTATGCCCATGAACCTGAAGACGTTAACCATTCTGGATTGTGAGAATCTTAAGCCACAGTTCGAATGGGGTCTTCACAAGCTTATGTCTCTTTGCCACTTCACTCTTGGTGGCTGTCCAGGATTGTCGTCCTTTCCAGAATGGCTGCTGCCCTCCACTCTTAGCTCTCTTTGCATTAAAAAACTCACCAACCTCAACTCATTGTCTGAGAGGCTGAGAAACCTCAAGTCTCTTGAAAGTTTTGTGGTTGAGGAGTGTCACAGGCTCAAGTCCTTACCAGAAGAGGGGCTGCCCCGTTTTCTTTCTCGTCTCGTTATCAGGAATTGTCCTCTTCTTAAAAGACAATGCCAGATGGAAATAGGAAGGCATTGGCACAAGATAGCGCACATTTCCTACATAGAGGTTGATAACAGAGTAATTCACTGA